The genomic window CTATCAAGGCCAGCCACTACCCCACATGCAAACCGAACTCGCCGCTGAATTTCGTGACACCGCAGACGGACAAGAGGCTGAAGCCATCCTGCGCAAGTGCGTGCACTGCGGCTTCTGCACCGCCACTTGTCCGACCTATCAATTGCTGGGCGACGAACTCGACGGCCCGCGTGGCCGCATCTACCTTATTAAACAGGTGCTCGAAGGCAAGCAGCCGACGCGCAGCACGCAACTGCATCTGGACCGTTGCCTGACCTGCCGCAACTGCGAAACGACCTGCCCGAGCGGTGTGCAGTACGGCCACCTGGTCGACATCGGCCGGAAGATCGTCGACCAAAAAGTGCCACGCCCCGCAATGGAATCGGCCACGCGCTGGCTGTTGAAAGAAGGCCTGCCGTCGCCGCTCTTTGGGCCGGCCATGAAGGTCGGCCAGGCGGTGCGCGGACTGCTGCCCGCCGCGCTGAAAGCCAAGGTGCCCGCCAAGCAGGACGCCGGTCTCTGGCCGACGACCCAGCATGCGCGAAAGGTGCTCATGCTGTCCGGTTGCGTGCAGCCCGCGATGATGCCGAACATCAACAGCGCGACCGCGCGTGTGCTCGATGCTGCGGGCATCCAGACCGTCATCGCCAGAGAGGCCGGTTGCTGCGGTGCGTTGAAGTTTCACCTCAACGACCAAGAAGGCGGTAAGGCGAACATGCGCACCGCCATCGACGCGTGGTGGCCGCATGTGGAACGCGCCGAAGTCGAAGCCATCGTGATGAACGCATCCGGCTGCGGCGTCACGGTACGCGAATATGGGCACATCCTGCGTGACGACCCGGCATACGCGGCCAAGGCCCGACGCATCAGCGAACTGACCAAAGATCTGAGCGAGCTGCTGCCCGATCTGGTGCCCGTGCTGAAGGCGCGTGTGAAGCCACCCGAGGGTGTGATCGCCTACCACCCACCATGCACGTTGCAGCACGGCCAAAAGCTGCGTGGGGGCGTCGAAGTCAACTTGCGCGCATTGGGTTTCGATGTGCGAGTCGCTCTCAACGAAGCGCATCTTTGCTGCGGCTCGGCCGGGACGTATTCGGTGCTGCAGCCCGAGCTCGCTTATCCGCTGCGCGATCGCAAGCTCGGCAACCTGAACCAGCTTCAGCCGAGCGTCATCGCCTCGGCGAATATCGGCTGCATCACGCATTTGCAGAGCGGCAGCGGCGTGCCGGTGAGGCATTGGATCGAGTTGCTCGACGCTGCGATTTCCGCGCATTGACGTGGCACTCAGAGTGCAGCCGAAGAGGCGTCTTTCGTGGCGTTTCTTAACATTTAATTTCTTTTTAGAAACATTGAGGTGACACTTGCGGCCGTCGCAATTGTTAATTGCTTCACGCATTATTAAAGAGAGTGTCAGCTTCGAATAAGACCGCGACTTAGTGCCTGCGCACTCCCAAATTCCGACCAGATACTCGCGCCCCATTGCCAAGGCACTTTTGACCGAGGCACCAATCAGGGGGAAGAAAGATGAACCGGTCATTCAAGAGCATCTGGAGCGAGGCGCAAGGCGCGTGGGTTGCGGTTTCGGAAGTCGCTGGGGGGCGCGGGAAAAAGAGTCGCAGTGGTGTAACCGCTGGCCTCGTTGCGTTGTCGGTCACGATGGCCTTGCTGGCCGCGCCCACAGGGGCACAAACTCTGATCGACAACGCTGGTGTGCGCGCCGGCGGTAACGCGAGTGCTGCGGTGGAGATAGGTCAAGCTGGTGGTGCCACTCAGGGCTTTCTGACTGCTCGCGTTGCCCTTACAGCCGCCAACGTTTTCGGCCTGACCGGTAACACCATGACCGCCGGCATGCAGGTCTACAACACGGCCACAACCACTGGCGCGAACGGTGTGAGTCCAGGCCTCTACACGTGGAACGGCAGCCAGTGGATCTCCAACAGCGAGGTGCCGTACTTTCATTCGAACTCGACGGCGGTAGGCAATTCGACCGCGGCTAATTCCGGTGCCACCGGTGCTAACAGCATCGCCATCGGACCCAATGCGACGGCCGCCGGGGGCACCAGTCTTGCCGCAGGTTTCGGCGCCAATGCCAGCGGGTCGCAGACGATTGCGTTGGGATGGAGTGCAAACGCAGGCGGCGTGAACAGCATCGCATTGGGCACCAAGAGTTCTACAGCCGGCTTTACGCAGATTGCGATCGGCTCGGGTGCAAAAACAGACGTGCTTTCCACTGACTCAACGGTGATCGGTGGCGGCGCCTCTGCAATCAATTCTGCTTTCAGTACGGTCGTCGGCACTGGCGCCAGCGCCGTCGGGAATACCAACTCGGTCTTCGGCTACCAGGCTTCCGCAATCAACGTAAGCAATGCCACCGCGATCGGCGAAGGCGCTTCGGTGACGGGCTCTGCTGGCATTGCACTGGGGTCTGGCGCCGCTGCGACCGGTAGTCTGACCACCGCCATCGGCGTGGGCGCCGCATCGAGTGGCAGCACCGGCATCGCACTGGGCCTGAACGCTGTCAACACGGTCGCCAACTCGGTCGCGTTGGGAACGAATGCTTTCGACAGCGCCACGGCAAGCGCAACGACTGCGGGGACGACGGCCTACAACAGCAGCGTTATCAACGGCACAACATACAACTACGCTGGTGGCGCTCCAATCGGCGTGGTTTCGATCGGTAGTCCTGGCGCAGAGCGTCGCATCCAGAACCTTGCGGCCGGACAGATTTCCGCCACAAGCACCGATGCAGTCAATGGTAGTCAGCTTTATGCGGTTGGCAGCTCAATTACTTCTACGATTGCTGCAGGCCAGACGCATTACTACAGCGTAAACGACAACGGAGTGCAGACTGGTAACTACGCGAACAACGGTGCAACTGCCGCGTTCGCTATTGCTGCGGGTACCAATGCCGCGGCGGGAGGTACCGGTGCGGTGGCAATGGGTGGCAATGCAGTAGCCAGCGGCAGCACGGGTGTATCGATCGGCTATGTCGCCGGGACGGGTTCCACCAACACCGCCGGCACCGTCAATGTCGGCTATGCCACAGGCATCAGCGGAAGCGGCAAGAACAACACGAACGTGGGTACGACCACTGGCGGCCTGACCAACGGCGACGGCAATACAGCGATGGGCTACGACACCGGCCGCGGTATCACTGGCAGCTACAACTTGAGCGCGGGTCAGAGCGCCGGGACTGCGACTGTCGGCAACGCCAACATTGCACTCGGTGAGGGCACTGGGCAATTGCGCACCGGCAATGACAACGTCGCGATGGGCACGAGCGCCGGAGTCAACTCCAACGGCAACCGAAACATTTCCATTGGCAGCGGCGCAGGCGGTAACTTCGGCGCAGTAACCAATGCTGACGATGCCATCGCCCTGGGCACAAACAGCGTGGCGTCGGCCAGCAATGCGATGGCGTTGGGTGCCTATGCACGTGCCAACAACGCAAGTGATGTAGCGCTGGGGGCCAGCTCTTTCACCGCTGCGCCCAACGCCACGCCAACCGGCACCATCAACGGCACGACTTACACCTACGCCGGCGGTGCGCCAACCAGCGTGGTGAGCGTGGGCAACGTCGGTAACGAGCGCCAGATCACCAACGTAGCGGCGGGCCAGGTCACGGCCACCAGCACCGATGCAGTCAACGGCTCGCAGCTGTATGCGACCAACTCGGCAATCAGCAACGTCACCAACGGTGGCGGCATCAAGTACTTTCATGCGAACTCGACAGCTGCCGATTCGGTCGCAGCCGGCGCAGAGAGCGTCGCAATCGGCCCTCAAGCGGTCGCAAATACTGCTGGTGGCGTGGCCCTGGGTTCAGGCGCGTTGTCGGATCGCACCATCGTCCAAGGCACTGGCACCTTCAGCAGCGGCTCGACCGCAGTGGGCTACAACACCACCGACCGCACTTTGCTCGGCGCAGTGAGCGTCGGCAACAGCACCGGCTACCGCCAGATCATCAATGTCGCAGACGGCACCCAGGCCAGCGATGCGGTGACGGTGAGGCAGTTGAGCGGTGCACTGGGCAGCATCGCCGCCACGACGGGCAAGTACTTTCACGCCAATTCGACCGCTGCTGATTCGCTGGCAGTCGGTACGGAGTCGGTGGCCATCGGTCCACAGACCGTGGTCAACGGCAACAATGGCATCGGCATCGGCAACGGTGCGACGGTGCAGGCCAGCGCCACAAACGGTCTTGCCATCGGGACGGGCGCCAGCGTGACGCAGGTCGGCGGAGTCGCTTTGGGCGCAGGTTCCATTGCCAGTACAGCCGCCGGCGCCAAGGGCTATGTTCCGACCGGTGCCAGCGTGGCGCAGACGGCGGCGGTCAACGCCACGACCAGCACACTGGCGGGTGTGTCAGTAGGCAATGCGGCCACGGGCCAGTTGCGCCAGATCAACGGCGTGGCGGCAGGCTCGGTCGACAGCGACGCGGTCAACGTGAGCCAGTTGAAGGCGGTGCAGACCTCCGTCACCACGCTCGACAACAACGCGGTCAAGTACGACACCACGACCGCCGGCACGACCAACTACAACTCGGTCAACCTGGGCAACAGCAACTCGACCGGGCCGGTGACGCTGGGCAACGTTGCCAACGGAGTGGCGCCCTACGATGCGGTCAACGTGCAGCAGCTCAATGCGGGCGTGGCGTCCGCCAATGCCTATACCGATGCGCGAGTCAACGGATTGCAGGGGAACATCGACGGCGTGGCACGGAAAGCCTATGCCGGTGTGGCGTCGGCGATGGCGCTGGAAAGCGCCCCGTACATCGCGGGCAAGACGACCTATGCGGCCGGCATGGGTTACTACCAAAGCCAGGGTGCGGTCGGCATCGCGTTGCGTCGCACGGCGGACAACGGACGATGGAGCGTGACGGGTGGCGTGTCGGCCAGTGCTGGCGGCGTGGCGGTGCGCGCGGGCGTGTCGGGGATATGGGACTGACGGGATGAGAGCGACCACCACTTCATTCGCATCCAACTCCTCCTTCATCCCACTTTCCCGGAGATAGACACCATGTCATCGCACTCATCTTTTCGTTTCGTTCGCGCCACCTTCGGCCTGGTCGTGCTCACCTGTGCCGGTCTCGTGGCTTCGGCGCAGCAAGCGCAACCTGCGGTGTCCGCCGCGGCCTCAGGCGAGGTCGCCTTTCCGTCGCTCGACAGCTCGTATCTCAAGACCGGATCCTTCGTCGGCCCCGACCATGTGCGACGCATCACGCCCGGTTTGAGCAAGGACCAAGTGCGGCTCGAACTCGGCAATCCGCAGTACAGCGAAGGCCTGTTCGGCGTGCGCGAATGGGACTACGCCTTCAACTTCTATACGGGCAAGGGCAATGAGTACATCACCTGCCAGTTCAAGGTGAAGTTCGACTTGGTCGACGATGTCTATCGCGCGGCCAGCACGCACTGGAAAGGCGTTGCCTGCGAACGCTATCTGAACCCGGTGGTGATGGCGCAAGCCGTTCCGGTGGTGATGGCCGCACCGGCGCCGGCACCCGTGCCCACCACGCGCCGCCTGACATTGGGTGCCGATGGGTTGTTCAAGTTTGCCAAGTCCGGTTTCGACGATCTGCTGCCTGCAGGTCGCGGCCGGCTCGAGGCCTTGGCGGTAGAACTGCGTCGCGATGGCGTCGTGCTCAGCTCGATCATCATCACCGGCCACACGGACCGCATCGGTTCCGACGCGTCCAACGTGGCGTTGTCGCAAGCGCGTGCCAACACCGTGCGCAACTACCTCATCGGCAAGGGCCTCGACGGCAGGCTGGTGCGTGCATACGGTGCTGGAGAAACGCAGCCGGTGACGCAATGCGCCGGCGAGCGGGTCACGCCCGAACTGGTGGCTTGCTTGCAACCGAACCGCCGCGTCGACATCGAAGTCGCGGGTCAGCAGTGACAGCGCAGCGCGCGCTGGATCAGTCGCGGCGCGGTGACTGCATCCGTGCTTCGCTCCTGAGCAGTTTGCTGGTCTGTTCCACGCTGGTGTCGGCACAGGTTCAGCAGGCCCAGCCGGTTGCACCCGCACCGCCGCCGCGCAATGCGCTGGAGCAACTGACCGCGCAAGCCGGCATCGGCACCTGCATGAGCACGATGCATCGCGTCGCACCGGCCCTGACCGGCCCCTCAGGCGCTTTCGCCGCCATGCTGATGACCAACCCGGTAGCGCCCGATGCCTCCGCGTTCGCAGCGTCGGTCGAGCGCGCGGAGCCGACGGGCACGCGCTTCGTCAGCGCGGTGTTCGCACCGACCGGGCGTGGCGGGTGCGACGTGGGCTACGACATGATCGACGTGTGGGGCAAGCCGTGCGCGCAAGTCGCGGTGCAGGACCTCGGCTACGCCAAGCCGCTCGATGTCGTGGGCAAGTCGATCGGCGTGGTCCCGATCAGCCCGACGCATCACATCTACCTGATGCCTACGGCCGGCAACGGTTGCGTCAGCATTACCAAGGAACTGCTGTTTCCCTGACCTGGTCTGGCGCTGCGGTCCGACCCGGCGCGCGAATTTATCGGGCGAAGCTTTGCTCCGCTGTTTGAAGGAGTGCTTTGCCATGGTCAGGAAAATTCGTCCCGCTTTCTCTTTCGCTGCATGCTTGGTGCTGGCCGGCGCCGCGACCCTCGCTGCAGCGCAATCCGCGATGCCGGCCATGCGTGGCGAGGGCGCTGCGCGTTACGTCTGCGGTGGCATCGGTTCCGATGAATCGACTGCCTTTCGCGCCTCGATGAAAGAGCATCCGCTGGCGCTCTTGTTTGCCCGTGCAGACGGCGCTTACGAGGCCGACGTCGCAGTCAGCATTCAGGATGAGAAAAACATCACTGCGTTGGCGTTTCGCGCCAGCGGGCCGGTATGCCTGATCGATCTCCCTGCCGGAAAGTACGTCGTCAACGCCGACGCTGGCAGCGCTTCCAAGAAGCAGTCGGTCACCGTAGGTGGCGGCTCGAAGTCGGTCGACTTCCGCTTTTGATCTGACGTGAGCTGGCGCCGCCTTGCGCGGGCGCCGTGTTTGTCAGGCCGTTGCCAGCGCCTTCTCGATGTCGCGCTCCATCGATGCCGGCGTGTCGAGCGGCGCATAGCGCTTCAACACGCTGCCGTCGCGCGCCAACAAAAACTTGGTGAAGTTCCACTTGATGGCCGTGCTGCCGAGCAAGCCAGGCTTCTCCTTGCTGAGCCACTGGTACAGCGGTGCAGCGCCGCTGCCGTTGACGTCGATCTTCTCCATCATCGGAAAGCTGACGCCGTAGTTCTTGGTGCAGAACGCGCCGATTTCTTCGTTGCTGCCGGGGTCTTGCGAGCCGAACTGGTTCGACGGAAAGCCAAGCACCGTCAGGCCTTGTTCAGCGTACTTTTCATGTAGCTTTTCGAGCCCCTCGAACTGCGGCGTAAAACCGCATTTGCTCGCGGTGTTGACGATCAGCAAGACCTTGCCGCGATAGCTTGAAAGCTGCACGCTCTTGCCATCGATCTGGGTTGCGTCGAAATCGTAGACGGTGGTCATGTGGTGTGTCTTCCTGGGTCAGTGGTGTTTGTCGCTGCGCGCGATGGCAAGCAGATGCTGCACCTCTTCCGGGTATTTCCGCAAGTTACTCAGGTGCCAACGGCGAATGAGCCACATGAAACCGGCGACCAGTCCGCCGAAAGCGGTGATGGCGGCGTTGGCCGACAGGCCGAGGCCGGTGCACGCGCTGTAAAAACCACCGAGCAACAAAATGCAGGCTTGCTCGTTGAAGTTTTGTACGGCGATCGAACGGCCAGCGCCCATCAGGTTGTGGCCGCGATGCTGCAGCAGCGCGTTCATCGGCACCACGA from Variovorax sp. PAMC28562 includes these protein-coding regions:
- the glcF gene encoding glycolate oxidase subunit GlcF encodes the protein MQTELAAEFRDTADGQEAEAILRKCVHCGFCTATCPTYQLLGDELDGPRGRIYLIKQVLEGKQPTRSTQLHLDRCLTCRNCETTCPSGVQYGHLVDIGRKIVDQKVPRPAMESATRWLLKEGLPSPLFGPAMKVGQAVRGLLPAALKAKVPAKQDAGLWPTTQHARKVLMLSGCVQPAMMPNINSATARVLDAAGIQTVIAREAGCCGALKFHLNDQEGGKANMRTAIDAWWPHVERAEVEAIVMNASGCGVTVREYGHILRDDPAYAAKARRISELTKDLSELLPDLVPVLKARVKPPEGVIAYHPPCTLQHGQKLRGGVEVNLRALGFDVRVALNEAHLCCGSAGTYSVLQPELAYPLRDRKLGNLNQLQPSVIASANIGCITHLQSGSGVPVRHWIELLDAAISAH
- a CDS encoding ESPR-type extended signal peptide-containing protein — its product is MNRSFKSIWSEAQGAWVAVSEVAGGRGKKSRSGVTAGLVALSVTMALLAAPTGAQTLIDNAGVRAGGNASAAVEIGQAGGATQGFLTARVALTAANVFGLTGNTMTAGMQVYNTATTTGANGVSPGLYTWNGSQWISNSEVPYFHSNSTAVGNSTAANSGATGANSIAIGPNATAAGGTSLAAGFGANASGSQTIALGWSANAGGVNSIALGTKSSTAGFTQIAIGSGAKTDVLSTDSTVIGGGASAINSAFSTVVGTGASAVGNTNSVFGYQASAINVSNATAIGEGASVTGSAGIALGSGAAATGSLTTAIGVGAASSGSTGIALGLNAVNTVANSVALGTNAFDSATASATTAGTTAYNSSVINGTTYNYAGGAPIGVVSIGSPGAERRIQNLAAGQISATSTDAVNGSQLYAVGSSITSTIAAGQTHYYSVNDNGVQTGNYANNGATAAFAIAAGTNAAAGGTGAVAMGGNAVASGSTGVSIGYVAGTGSTNTAGTVNVGYATGISGSGKNNTNVGTTTGGLTNGDGNTAMGYDTGRGITGSYNLSAGQSAGTATVGNANIALGEGTGQLRTGNDNVAMGTSAGVNSNGNRNISIGSGAGGNFGAVTNADDAIALGTNSVASASNAMALGAYARANNASDVALGASSFTAAPNATPTGTINGTTYTYAGGAPTSVVSVGNVGNERQITNVAAGQVTATSTDAVNGSQLYATNSAISNVTNGGGIKYFHANSTAADSVAAGAESVAIGPQAVANTAGGVALGSGALSDRTIVQGTGTFSSGSTAVGYNTTDRTLLGAVSVGNSTGYRQIINVADGTQASDAVTVRQLSGALGSIAATTGKYFHANSTAADSLAVGTESVAIGPQTVVNGNNGIGIGNGATVQASATNGLAIGTGASVTQVGGVALGAGSIASTAAGAKGYVPTGASVAQTAAVNATTSTLAGVSVGNAATGQLRQINGVAAGSVDSDAVNVSQLKAVQTSVTTLDNNAVKYDTTTAGTTNYNSVNLGNSNSTGPVTLGNVANGVAPYDAVNVQQLNAGVASANAYTDARVNGLQGNIDGVARKAYAGVASAMALESAPYIAGKTTYAAGMGYYQSQGAVGIALRRTADNGRWSVTGGVSASAGGVAVRAGVSGIWD
- a CDS encoding OmpA family protein; this encodes MSSHSSFRFVRATFGLVVLTCAGLVASAQQAQPAVSAAASGEVAFPSLDSSYLKTGSFVGPDHVRRITPGLSKDQVRLELGNPQYSEGLFGVREWDYAFNFYTGKGNEYITCQFKVKFDLVDDVYRAASTHWKGVACERYLNPVVMAQAVPVVMAAPAPAPVPTTRRLTLGADGLFKFAKSGFDDLLPAGRGRLEALAVELRRDGVVLSSIIITGHTDRIGSDASNVALSQARANTVRNYLIGKGLDGRLVRAYGAGETQPVTQCAGERVTPELVACLQPNRRVDIEVAGQQ
- a CDS encoding carboxypeptidase regulatory-like domain-containing protein — encoded protein: MVRKIRPAFSFAACLVLAGAATLAAAQSAMPAMRGEGAARYVCGGIGSDESTAFRASMKEHPLALLFARADGAYEADVAVSIQDEKNITALAFRASGPVCLIDLPAGKYVVNADAGSASKKQSVTVGGGSKSVDFRF
- a CDS encoding glutathione peroxidase, giving the protein MTTVYDFDATQIDGKSVQLSSYRGKVLLIVNTASKCGFTPQFEGLEKLHEKYAEQGLTVLGFPSNQFGSQDPGSNEEIGAFCTKNYGVSFPMMEKIDVNGSGAAPLYQWLSKEKPGLLGSTAIKWNFTKFLLARDGSVLKRYAPLDTPASMERDIEKALATA